The segment GTCGATTTCGCGTCGACGCTCGCGCGCTCGCTGAAGCAGACGAACGGCGGCCTCGCGCCGAGCAACGCCGCGCAACTGCCGATGGCGCAGCCGGCCGGCGTGGCGAGCGGCATGTCGATGGTGTCGACGGCGGCGGGCCATATGGCCGGCACGGCGAAGCTGATCCCGACGGGCGGCCCGGCGGACGACTACGGCCGCGCGCAGTACCGGATGCCGCTGCAGCCGTCGCTCGACGGCAACACGGTCGATCTCGACGTCGAGCGCGTGCAGTTCGCGAACAACGCGCTGCACTACGAAACCGGGATGACCGTGATGACCCAGCAGATCAAGGCCATGATCGCCGCGATCTCGACGAACTCGTAAGCGCGCCGCTTCCGAACCCGCGCACAAGCACAAGGAGCCTCCATGCCTTCGTTGATGAACATCTTCGGCGTCGCCGGTTCGGCGCTGTCCGCGCA is part of the Burkholderia pyrrocinia genome and harbors:
- the flgB gene encoding flagellar basal body rod protein FlgB — encoded protein: MLDKLDAEFAFGREALDVRAYRQELLSSNVANADTPGYQARDVDFASTLARSLKQTNGGLAPSNAAQLPMAQPAGVASGMSMVSTAAGHMAGTAKLIPTGGPADDYGRAQYRMPLQPSLDGNTVDLDVERVQFANNALHYETGMTVMTQQIKAMIAAISTNS